AAAGGACAGGTTATGGGAGTATATGACAGAGAACTTTTAGAGCCAGCAGCTAAAACACTTTTAAATTTAGGATGTGAAAGGGCCATGGTAGTTCATGGCGGAGACGGATTAGATGAAATTACAACTACTACGGTAACTTATGTATGCGAAGTTAAAGATGGAGAAATAAGAAAATACACTTTGTCTCCTGGAGATTTTGGTATAAAAACTACTTTTTACAAAAATATTGCAGGGGGTACTGCCAGGGAAAATGCGGCTATAATAATGGATATATTAAAGGGCAAAACTGGCCCTGAAAGGGATATAGTGGTGTTAAATAGTGCAGCTGCAATTTATATAGGCAAAAAGGCGGAGGATTTAAAAGAAGGGGTTCTAAGAGCCAATGAACTTATAGACTCTGGAAAGGCTTATGCCAAGTATGAGGAAATTTTAAATTACAACAATTGAGGCAGGTGTTGTGGGATGATATTAGATGATATAGTAGGCGTAAAGAAGAAGGAACTGGAGATTAGAAAGGAAAGTAAACCTCTAAGAGATATTGTAGATGAACTTAGCAGAATAGATGAATTTAAAATTAGAAATTTTAAAGGTGCCCTGATAAATGACAATATATCCATTATAGGGGAGATAAAAAGGGCATCTCCCTCTAAAGGTATAATAGACCGTAAATTTCAATTTGAAGGTATATGCAGCACATATGAAACACTGGATATAGATGCTGTATCTGTGCTTACTGAGCAGCATTATTTCAAGGGAAAGGATGAGTATTTAAAGAAGGCTAAAGAGTTTATTTCAAAACCTTTGCTGAGAAAAGATTTTATTGTAGATGAATATCAAGTTTATGAATCAAAGCTTTTAGGGGCAGATGCGGTACTTCTGATAGTGAGAATTTTAAAAGAAAATTTAGGCAAGTTTTATAAGATAGCTTCTTCCATAGGACTTCAATGTATTGTAGAGGTCCATAATAAAAGTGAACTAGATATTGCCCTTAAAATAGAACCGGAGATAATTGGAATAAATAACAGGAATCTTGAAAATTTTACTGTGGATTTAAAAAATACAGAAAATTTAATTAAGTATATACCGGAGCATACCGCTGTAGTTTCAGAAAGTGGAATAAAAACAAGTGTGGATTTCAAATATATAAAAAGTCTTCCTATAAATGGGGTATTAATTGGGGAGGGACTTATGAAAAAAGTTTATGATATAGAGAGTATCAAAAAATTCATAGACAGTGTAAAAAATGGATGACTTTCAATAGATAATTGGAGATGAGTGCACATTGATTAAAGTGAAGATATGCGGCCTTAAAAGAGAAGAGGATATTAAATGTGTGAATAAATATAAACCGGATTATGTAGGATTTGTATTTTCAAAGAGTAAGAGACAGGTAAATTTGGAGCAGGCTAAAATGCTTATAGCAAATTTAGATAGTAGTATTAAAAGTGTGGGAGTTTTTGTAGATGAAGCTTTAGAATATGTATACAACACATCAAAAATTTTAGCACTGGATGTAATTCAATTTCATGGCTCAGAAGATGAAGAGTATATGAGGCATTTTAATGAATTTACTATTTGGAAAGCTTTAAAAGTGAGGTGTAGGGAAGATATTCTAAATTTAAATTATAAATATGCAGATGGAATAGTTTTAGATAACAAGACAGCTGGAAGTGGGAAATGTTTTGACTGGGATATTGCAAGAGATATTAAAATTAAGAAGGACTTAATACTGGCAGGAGGTATCAATGAAGAAAATGTTGAAACTGCAGCTTATATAGTTAGTCCAAATATAGTGGATGTGTCCAGCGGCGTGGAAAGCCAGGGATATAAGGATTCCAGTAAAATAAAAATGTTTATTGAGAAAGTGAGGAATATTAAGTGAATAAATCATATGAAAATTCAGGAAGATTTGGCAGGTTTGGAGGACAATATGTACCGGAAACAGTTATGACTGCACTTATGGAACTTGAAGAAAGTTTTAACGAAGCAAAAGAGGATAGTAAATTTATTGATGAATACATGTACTATTTACAAGAGTATTCAGGAAGACCTACACCACTTTATTATGCGGAAAACCTTACTAAAAATTTAGGTGGTGCAAAGATATATTTAAAAAGGGAAGATTTAAATCATACCGGTGCACATAAGATAAACAATGTACTAGGACAGATACTTCTGGCAAAGAGAATGGGAAAGAAAAAGGTAATAGCAGAAACCGGTGCAGGACAGCATGGAGTGGCGGTAGCTACAGGGGCTGCCATGTTTCAAATGGAATGTGTCATATATATGGGAGAAGAGGACTGCAGGCGGCAATCTTTAAATGTGCTTAGAATGAAGATATTAGGGGCAAAAGTAGTTTCTGTAGAGTCAGGTACTAAAACTTTAAAGGATGCGGTAAATGAAGCTCTTAGAAAATGGGTGGAAAATATTGAAGATACCTTTTATGTAATGGGTTCTGTGGTGGGGCCTCATCCTTATCCAACTATGGTAAGGGATTTTCAAAGGATAATAGGGGATGAAACAAGAGAGCAGATTTTAAAAAAGGAAGGACGACTTCCCGATTATATAATAGCATGTGTGGGAGGTGGAAGTAATTCTATGGGTATTTTTTATCCTTTTGTAGAAGATAAAAGTGTAAAACTTATAGGAGTTGAAGCGGCAGGACTTGGGGTAGACACAGATAAACATGCAGCCTCTATGGCTAAAGGCTCTGTTGGAGTGCTCCATGGCATGATGACTTATCTCATTCAAGATGATGAAGGACAGATACTTCCTGTTTATTCTGTATCTGCAGGACTTGATTATCCCGGAGTAGGACCGGAACATGCCTATTTAAAAGATACAAAAAGGGCGGAGTACACTTATGTTACAGACCAAGAAGCACTGGATGCCTTTGGATATTTAAGCAGGTGTGAAGGTATAATACCGGCTCTTGAAAGTTCCCATGCGCTGGCCTATACAATGAAATTGGCACCTGAACTTTCAAAAGAAGAAATAGTTGTAGTAAATATCTCAGGACGGGGAGACAAGGACGTAGATACTATTTCAGAACTTAATATATTTGGGTAAAATTTTACAAAATATGGAGGATGTTTATGAACAGAATTGATTTTAAATTTAAAGAGTTAAAAGATCAAGGTAAAAAAGCACTTATACCTTTTGTGACAGCAGGAGATCCTAGTCTGGATACTACAGTTAATATTGTGCTTGAAATGGATAAAAAAGGAGCGGATATAGTGGAGATTGGAATACCCTATTCTGATCCACTGGCAGATGGCCCTATCATACAGGGTTCTTCTCAAAGAGCAATAGAGGGAGGGGCTAAAATTAAAAATATTATGGAAACTATAAAAAAAATAAGGGAAAAAAGTGAAATTCCACTTGTGTATTTGGTGTATTATAGTTCTATATTCAAATATGGTGTGGAAAGGTTTGTATCTGAGGCCTCTGCCGCAGGCATAAATGGAATTATAATACCGGATCTTCCTATAGAAGAAAGGGGAGATATAATGGATATAGTGGGAAAATATGAAGTTCATTTAATACCTCTTGTAGCACCTACTTCAAAAAGAAGAATTAAGGAAATAGCAGGCGGAGGCTCCGGCTTTGTATACTGTGTATCTAAAAATGGGGTAACTGGAGTGGAGGAACAAATCAAAACGGATATTAAAGAGTATATGGAGCTTGTAGGCAGTTATACAAAACTTCCTAAAGCTTTGGGATTTGGAATTTCAGGACCTGACATGGCAAAAGCCTTTAAGCCTTATTGTGATGGAATAATAATAGGAAGTGCTATAATTGATATTATATATAAATGTAGGGATGAAAAAGAAATATTAGACAAGGTAGGTGCATTTATTTCAGAGGTTAAAAAGAGTTTGGAATAAGGGGTAATCATTTTTTTTATGTCACTTATAGGTTATAATATATACTAAACCTTAAAGTTTTGAATTAGGGTCATTGTATGTATTAGGTTTAGGAGTGATATTTTTGGAAGAAAGAAAACAGATTCAGACTAGATTGAGAAGAATAGAAGGACAGATAAAAGGCATTGAGAAGATGATTGAAAGTGATATATGCTGCAGGGATATTTTAATACAAATTGCAGCGGTGAGGGCAGCAGTAAACAAGGTAGGAGGTCTGGTACTTAAAAATTATGCCAGAACCTGCCTGGTAGAAGATGAAAATAATAAAGCTAAAAATGATAATATAGAGGCTTTTTTAGAAACTTTTACTATGTTTCTAAAGTAAACAGTATAAAAGCAGAAGGATTAAAGTTGATTCATTTTAAAAAGTTTTCTTCTAAAAAGCGCAGCGGCCTTGAATATGGAGGATACTAAAAATATACCTACAGCTATAGTTCCTGCAATCTCCAGGGTGTTAAGGCCTGTAGACAGTGATTCATTTATATGGCCCTGTATAGACTGGAGCATGGTATTATACATTCCCCACCCTGGAACTAATGGAATAATTGAATATATTATAAAAGTTGTTGCAGGAGTTTTCAGCACTCTAGCCATTATTTCTGAATAGATGGATGCAAATACTGAAGCTGTGAAAAAACACAGTAGGCTGGAAGAATTCACATAGTGTGAAGAAAGTAGATAAAAAAACCAGGTAAATCCTCCACCTAAGGATGAAAATATTAAATTTTTCCCCCTTACATTTCCAAGTATACTGAATGATAAAGTGGCAATTAGGATATATATAGAATTTATTATCATAGAGCTATTCCTCCTATAACAAACCATAGTTTTAATACAACTCCTGTGCCTATGGCAATGGCTACAGCCACTAGAAAGGCTTCTATTCCCCTGGAAATACCAGAGATCAAATCCCCTGCAATGGTATCTCTTATGGCATTTGTTATGGAAAGCCCTGGTACCAGAAGCATAATGGAACTTATTATTATGGTATCTCTGTTAGAACCTATATTGTATTTAATGCTTATAAGTGCTATTAAAGCAGCTATAGAGCCGCATAATGTGTTTATAAAAAACTCATTTGCCCTAAGAAAATTAAGACTTCTAGAAGTTAAATTTATTAAAAGTCCTATAAAAAATGCTACTATAGAGTCTTTTATGTTCCCTCCGAAGGCAAAACAAAAAAAAGTTGTGGCTAGTCCTGAAAATAATAAGGTTATTTTGAGATTATAGGGACTAGAGGATTCAATTTTATTTAGTTTGATCTCCACTCTATATAGAGAATAATTATTTTTTTTTATATTTCTTGACAGGTTATTCACCCTGGATATTTTTTCTAAGTCCAATGTTCTATGGCGTACTCTTTTTATTACTGATATGGTTTGGCCGCATTCATCAGAGGCGGATACTATAATTACGTTTAAAGTTACAAAAGCATCTATACTGAATATACTATAACTGTTTCCTATTCTGGTTATGGTTTCTTCAACCCTATATATTTCAGCTCCGCTTTCCAGCATTATTTTTCCGGCATAAGCTGCCATATGTACTATTTTATCAACGTTCATAGATGATATTCTCCTTGCATGGAATAAATGATGAGATTATTATATCATAAAATTTGTG
This genomic interval from Clostridium kluyveri contains the following:
- the trpC gene encoding indole-3-glycerol phosphate synthase TrpC: MILDDIVGVKKKELEIRKESKPLRDIVDELSRIDEFKIRNFKGALINDNISIIGEIKRASPSKGIIDRKFQFEGICSTYETLDIDAVSVLTEQHYFKGKDEYLKKAKEFISKPLLRKDFIVDEYQVYESKLLGADAVLLIVRILKENLGKFYKIASSIGLQCIVEVHNKSELDIALKIEPEIIGINNRNLENFTVDLKNTENLIKYIPEHTAVVSESGIKTSVDFKYIKSLPINGVLIGEGLMKKVYDIESIKKFIDSVKNG
- a CDS encoding phosphoribosylanthranilate isomerase, which translates into the protein MIKVKICGLKREEDIKCVNKYKPDYVGFVFSKSKRQVNLEQAKMLIANLDSSIKSVGVFVDEALEYVYNTSKILALDVIQFHGSEDEEYMRHFNEFTIWKALKVRCREDILNLNYKYADGIVLDNKTAGSGKCFDWDIARDIKIKKDLILAGGINEENVETAAYIVSPNIVDVSSGVESQGYKDSSKIKMFIEKVRNIK
- the trpB gene encoding tryptophan synthase subunit beta, which encodes MNKSYENSGRFGRFGGQYVPETVMTALMELEESFNEAKEDSKFIDEYMYYLQEYSGRPTPLYYAENLTKNLGGAKIYLKREDLNHTGAHKINNVLGQILLAKRMGKKKVIAETGAGQHGVAVATGAAMFQMECVIYMGEEDCRRQSLNVLRMKILGAKVVSVESGTKTLKDAVNEALRKWVENIEDTFYVMGSVVGPHPYPTMVRDFQRIIGDETREQILKKEGRLPDYIIACVGGGSNSMGIFYPFVEDKSVKLIGVEAAGLGVDTDKHAASMAKGSVGVLHGMMTYLIQDDEGQILPVYSVSAGLDYPGVGPEHAYLKDTKRAEYTYVTDQEALDAFGYLSRCEGIIPALESSHALAYTMKLAPELSKEEIVVVNISGRGDKDVDTISELNIFG
- the trpA gene encoding tryptophan synthase subunit alpha translates to MNRIDFKFKELKDQGKKALIPFVTAGDPSLDTTVNIVLEMDKKGADIVEIGIPYSDPLADGPIIQGSSQRAIEGGAKIKNIMETIKKIREKSEIPLVYLVYYSSIFKYGVERFVSEASAAGINGIIIPDLPIEERGDIMDIVGKYEVHLIPLVAPTSKRRIKEIAGGGSGFVYCVSKNGVTGVEEQIKTDIKEYMELVGSYTKLPKALGFGISGPDMAKAFKPYCDGIIIGSAIIDIIYKCRDEKEILDKVGAFISEVKKSLE
- a CDS encoding metal-sensitive transcriptional regulator produces the protein MEERKQIQTRLRRIEGQIKGIEKMIESDICCRDILIQIAAVRAAVNKVGGLVLKNYARTCLVEDENNKAKNDNIEAFLETFTMFLK
- a CDS encoding threonine/serine exporter family protein, whose protein sequence is MIINSIYILIATLSFSILGNVRGKNLIFSSLGGGFTWFFYLLSSHYVNSSSLLCFFTASVFASIYSEIMARVLKTPATTFIIYSIIPLVPGWGMYNTMLQSIQGHINESLSTGLNTLEIAGTIAVGIFLVSSIFKAAALFRRKLFKMNQL
- a CDS encoding threonine/serine exporter family protein yields the protein MNVDKIVHMAAYAGKIMLESGAEIYRVEETITRIGNSYSIFSIDAFVTLNVIIVSASDECGQTISVIKRVRHRTLDLEKISRVNNLSRNIKKNNYSLYRVEIKLNKIESSSPYNLKITLLFSGLATTFFCFAFGGNIKDSIVAFFIGLLINLTSRSLNFLRANEFFINTLCGSIAALIALISIKYNIGSNRDTIIISSIMLLVPGLSITNAIRDTIAGDLISGISRGIEAFLVAVAIAIGTGVVLKLWFVIGGIAL